The genomic region cccaaacaaacccagtgTATGGCTCCTACATCCTCCCTCAGGACAGACCATAGCCACTGTATATGTCCATATCGTGGCCTGTCAGATCTGCATCACAAACATAGCCTACATTTGCACCTGAAATTCAGAAATCCAACGCAGTACACTCTCCTGCAAACTAACCTCTGGGATGTCAGATTGTTTTTGAAACCTAAGGAagtcttcagccccaactgaaattatttaatcacacagctccctctacagctcaaaaggctttatacaatTTTTTCCATATGCAGCAGTTCTCCCTAGTCACAAACACTTGTAAAGAGACTTAAAATATGAGCTTTCAGCCAGCCTCCTTCCATCTGGCTGGATACAGATCTTTATGTGCAAAGTGCTTTCATGCCTCTCCTCACATTCATATCtcatatttattaaatttcaGAGAACCCTTAAATTCATTCTTCACCCAAAAATGGGCGAGGAAATGCATGATTGCATCATTTGAGGAGATAACCCCCCATAACATGTTAAAATACTTGGGCTTTCAATGCCATACAATCATGAATAAGCAAGGACTTGACCCCCTTACAGACAGATATATGTGAAGCTCAatgtgcacattttaaaaagcctGGGCGGAAAGACAAGCACACACGATTTCTAAACTCTATTACATAATTATACTATTTTTAAGACACTCCCTTCACTCAAAATGTAAGAACAACACATAGCAATCCgaagattttattaaatttatgtAAATCTTTTCAGTGATCctccaaaaataaacattttcttattgGGCAGAATAAAAGTGATAAAACAATCTTTTAGCATATTTGGCATGAGTATCATTTGGATAATTCTGTAttaatttacataaaataattaGGTTAAAATGAGACTCAatccatttgtttttgtcttgtgaaATCCTTTGTTCATTTCTTTCTGACATTATTGTCTGATAAACATTAGCTGAATCTGGTTTTAAACCGTATATGAAATCTGATCTCATCAAAATGAAGCAATGAAATGAGCCTCACTGATCAGGGCAGCaaaggcaacacacacaccatacaaATTCAACTAATTTAAAAGAGAAATTATGGGCAGCTAACAGCTCTGACTAAGCATCAACATGCAGTGAAaagagcattttttttaaagaaaacccCCACAAAGACATGGCACTAACATTATTATTTCCCCATTGTtattgtataaaaaatattttgcgtTCAGGTAGAGTGTACATTTGGTCTAAAACGGATTTTTACCACAACACATTCACTTCTTTTGCTTGAGGTCAGCAATAAGATATGGCTCATTTCTCTCAAGGATTTCATAGAAAATGTCTTTGCAGGCTCCACCAGCTTTCAGGCAACCAGAGTAGAGCTCCCTCATCTTGTCCTGAGAGGTAGCCAGAGCCCTGATTCTACCATAACTCTCTTGTAGAAGGACCTTTTCGAAGAGGAGCTCATCCAGAATGGGTGAAATGCTGCTCACTCTCTTGATCAGCGCCATTTGATGTTTATCCACAAAGTGCTCCTCtgaggaaagaggagaaaatGACTACAGTGACTGACAGGATTTGAAGATAACATGAAGCCAAATTGACACATTTCTTTTCTGTATAACTTCTACTCTCTATATTTGTGTAGCTATACAAGTGTAGCTGAATTCAATTCAGACAATTCATGCCTTGGATGGTTCTGAGAAAAGGACTTAAGACTCTGTAAAAGTGATTCTATAGTTCAGTTGTATTATGTAACAGTGCACAGAGatgagtggtatcgatcttctcatctaactctaggTGAGAATGCAAAAGGGTATTTTTCTCCAAAATGTCAAGCTATTCATTTAAATTCTATACACGATGCAGCACTTTTCAGCAgccagtgtttattttattactctTGAGCTCGTGCTCTATTTAGAACAGGTTAGGCCATGTAGTAAATTAGGTAGTAGGTAGACATTGCGTAATAATGAATTGGCCTTAGACTATTGTTAATGCATAGTACTGTTTTTCCATACACACGGTAAACACAAATTCTGTCTTTCATGGTAAAAATAGAATAATATAGTTAATACAGGGTCACACTTTGTCTCTTAAATGCTTTTGCTGCACTTAATTTGTCCTAAACTTCATCTGttaaaacttattttgtttAGTGTCCTCATTGTTTGCCAGTTTAAGAAAACATTGGcaatattctattttttattgtcaacaagtcaaaattaaaagaccaaaataaCCCCAGTATGTTTCTCTCAATACTTCTACAGCCTGTCTCAGGCACTCAGCCCTAAGCTGCCAGAAAAACATCAACATCTGATAatgttttctccttttatttccttagttttattttgaattatttggTGATACTAAATTTGATACAATATTTTGCTCTGGTGGAAAAAAAGTGAATTCTATTCTAGTCTAAacttctttcattctttccttCAGTCCTACTAAATTCAAATCTCAGCTTAACATTTACATTGTAATACCAGAAATATTGTATAACAGCTCCAAGAGTACAGTCCAAGGTTTGTTCACTTTGGAGAAAGATAAAGCTTAAAGTAAAATTCAAAAACAATGcaacaatttattttagaaCGGTTAATCTGTAATGtgtggtgtaaaaaaaaactagGAAAATAACTCACCGTCACTGGGACCAGGTGTTGAAGACTGTGCACCCATCTCTTCAACTGCAAAAAAGGAAGACATTGTTAGATTCTGATAAAAAAGATATATGATGGAATTATAATTTGAGATATAGGACTTAATGTTGTATACATGGAATTACATTTCAACAGAGAGTAGAGGTAATGTCACTCGCTCAACTGGGACAAATTAATGTAAAAGTCAGTGACATACCATTATGAATCCCAACAGGGATTATGGGCAAGACGTACTGTGACTGGGCATAAGATGATTTATGCTTTATGTGCGTTCAgctggttaccatggcaatgtaGTGAACCACCGTAGTAATACTAAAAACCTGAAGTTACTTCACTAATGTCAATCCTGCTTTGTAGAACATGCCCCTGGCCAAGATAGCAGCTTAAGATGCAGACAAATCAATACAAACTGAAGCAACAGAGAACAACACTAAagaaaataatatcaataaaaataatgtcaacAATGCAACTAACCTTGAAATAGGTTGGTGTTATTTTTGAACAAATCTACCATTGGGTTTCTACGCTGCCTGCCAAAACTTTGGTTCACCTTTTTGCtaagataagaaaataaatttaTGAAATCtacaaacaaaatggaaatataGGTGTAACTTGTTTCTGAAGCAATCTTGTAACTCTAAAATCCAAAGTAAATTTTTCTAAACTGAAATGATTTGAAATGTCTTACCCTGTATATGATCTGTGCTTTGGTATTCATCTGGGGAAAAAAGAACAGAGGtaaagaaaatatgaatatgTTGCTGATTTGCTGTACAGTGTAGATAAATTCTTGtggtattattttaaaataacctTTTCGAATTTCATGGGTCCACACTGGTTGACGCTCATCTTTTTGTGCAAGGTTGAGGGTGAAGTTTCTGTCTGGATTTTCTATGTACACTTCGAAGAAATTTGGGTCTCTGCTTTCATATCTGAGCTTTAAGtcctgtaaaacaaaataaaataaaaaaggtaaacagactTTGAGTTAGAGAGCACTTGAATTTCTTTTTCACTTACATCAACACTTACATCAAAGACATCTAGAGAcagggacaaaaaaaacatgaatatgtcACAGGGGTGAGGCAGAATGGCAACAGGGGGAAGGGCCCAAACACAGGCAGTTTAGGCAGAAAGGTACAGTTTAAAAAATGGATGGGCAAAAGGTACTTGGAAGGTACACAATAGGCTCCTGGTGAGGGTCGCAAGTCCAAAAAACAAGTAACTGAGAAGAATCCATAGACAAACCAGAATGAGGTAGTGAAAAGTTCCAGTCAGACAGGTACAAATTCTAGTTCACGTGATAACATGTAACAGCGGCTTGAAAGCTAAACATGAGCAACAAATCAACATAGACAAACTGGCAACTGACTGGAGAAAAGGGGCTAGTACATGTATGCTGCGCTGATGAGAAAAGTGATAACAAGTGagtgagttttatttatttattttatttttaatatatttttatttttttaacacacacacacacgttttaaTTAcattacgctttaattacttgtttaatgaaatgtatggggttgattgttcttatgtagtttgtatgatgctttggcaatattgttgttacagattcatgccaataaagctaaatttgaatttgaatttgaatttgtgAGTAGCTGGGTCAGGTGACCAGCACTGGACAGAGAGTCTGAGTGCATCTAGTGGATAGCTCAAGGACGGCAGGTCTACATGCAGGAGTACATGGCCTGGGAGAAGTGAGCAGGGGCTAGAGAAAGGCCAggcataacaaacaaaaaactagACAGTCCTCATGACAAATTGGCCTGCTGTATCTTCAAATGTTTGGCTCAAATGGATGATCACATAGAGCCAGGAAGGTTAAGTAGATTTTATAGCCTGCAGACAGATCAGACAAGATAATAAATAGTGGTAATTTTATTTAGAGATACTGATTTAATAACTACAGAGATTATATTGTAAAGACTTATTTTCTCTCTCcaaaaattgaataatgaaggTCATGAAATAATAGCCCTAAAAAATGTAAAGTCAAATATTTAAAGTCAAAATTTTATACACTATGccttttttgctatttttgtgCTGTTCACATTAATTTGTTCAGCATTTTTAAACATGCTATATAAAATTATTGATGTGAAACTAACTGTATTTATAGTGATAACGTCAGTGTTCCAATACTGGTTTGTTTCTTGGTGTTTAAGAACCTCAAGTACCAGACATTTTGAGATTCATCTAATTCAAACACACATGGGAAAATGAAGCTACAcattacaaaaacactgcagttccTATATTGTTATcatttcagatttttaaaaacattcataaaaataatttctcaAATATACACGGAAATTATCCTTAAAGTTGGAAAGGGTGTTGATCTCTGAGATTTCATCACTACAGTAGCTGGAGAAAGTAACAAGCCTATAGTGCCACACAGCTTGTGGGTAGGTGGAGGGAGGTTTATACAAGACTTCAAGCCTTCCAcaaatattttagaaaaatagGATGCCTTTAACTGGACTGGAGTGGCCTAAGACTCTTGtgtttgaaaaaacatttaggTAAAGTTAGattattttatcatgttttcttgtttaaaacatgaagaccagagcaATTGCAGTTTGATCATACTCATCCTCTAGTATCTTTCTAATGTCTGAACCACAGTTCATTCTATAAATTTAACAGCAGTTCAAACCGTACTTTAGGAGAAATCTTTGCACCATTCAAATCCGCTGTTAAGATGAAATGATCACGCATTTTCAGGGACTTCTCTGGATGTGGCTTTCTGATTACTTTGTATCCATAAGATAATTGCATCTTGTCCATTGCCtgtagaaaaaaacataaaaacatggtTACAGTAGCtttcattgttttctgtgttgtgtatttattaatgtatttatggTCCCATTCTGTATCTTATTCTGATTGGTATTGGTAAACGTAAGATATTCAGTAACCTCTTGTAGACCAGGATCACGTGGGATCAGATAAACATGCAGTGTCAGGAATGCTGTGTTGGTCTGATATATTAACACcttacagtttattttcactGGAATGCCAACTTTCATCAAGACTGCTCTTGGTGAAAAAACTGGTTCAGACAGCTTGACATGGGATGACGTGACCTCAGACACTTTTTCCACAACATCTCCACAGTCATCTATGTGTAGGACTGCAAACTTGTCAGATATTTTAGGGACATCATCTGCACAAAATACAAGAACACACAATTAGTCAGGAGGAAGGAATTGTGTCAGTTTTTTGTGCACTTTACAAAgaattttgtacatttcttcATGTCCACTTACCAATGCAGATCCAGTGTGGCAGGTACACATCATCAAACCTTCCAGCAATGACTGTGATGTCCATTAGGGGACCTGCAGGTATGTATTTGATGCTTTCCATCCTCTCCATTGGTTCCTCCCAAGAGCAAAACTGGTACCTAAAGCTGACCTTTTCCTTACAGGCCCAGCGCAAGCCAGAGACACTGCATTCAAAGTGGTTTCCTGCTTCAGACTGTAGGCTAAGAAGTGAAGAACAAAACTAGTGAGTTTGTATTAATTATTGTATTAAGGGTGCATCAAgaaaaatgtactgtacattttggGAGTATGTGTCTTGTGTTTATTTGGTGCAACATGTATTGCCACCATAATTGTCAGATTGCATTGGTATAAATAGGGATTGCACAGAGAAAGATTTAGGTTGTCcttctgtaaagaaaaaaaatccctaGAAAAGAGCGTAACTGTTTCCTCTAGTTGCAGGTTGCTGTGACGCAGTATTTCGGATGttattttggttatttttaCCTGTAAGTTGGAGCCTCTTCTGCACCTTTACTGTTCACTTCAGGTATTAGTTTAGTCCAGTCACTGGAGTCCTGCTGCAGAGgacaatcattttaaataaataagtttcttTCAGCAACATCACNNNNNNNNNNNNNNNNNNNNNNNNNNNNNNNNNNNNNNNNNNNNNNNNNATTTTAGGGACATCATCTGCACAAAATACAAGAACACACAATTAGTCAGGAGGAAGGAATTGTGTCAGTTTTTTGTGCACTTTACAAAgaattttgtacatttcttcATGTCCACTTACCAATGCAGATCCAGTGTGGCAGGTACACATCATCAAACCTTCCAGCAATGACTGTGATGTCCATTAGGGGACCTGCAGGTATGTATTTGATGCTTTCCATCCTCTCCATTGGTTCGTCCCAAGAGCAAAACTGGTACCTAAAGCTGACCTTTTCCTTACAGGCCCAGCGCAAGCCAGAGACACTGCATTCAAAGTGGTTTCCTGCTTCAGACTGTAGGCTAAGAAGTGAAGAACAAAACTAGTGAGTTTGTGTATATGtacaaaaatactgtattagGGGCACAAcggaataaatatatttttccaaGAAATAAGGGTAACTGTTTCCTCTAGTTCCAGTTTGCTGTGTTGAGTTTTTTGGATATTTTGGTTAGTTTTACCTGTAAGTTGGAGTCTCATCTGCACCTGTACTGTTCATTTTAGGGTCAAGTTTAGTCCAGTCACTGGAGTCCAGCTGCAGAGGACaatcatttaaaatagaaaagtcTCTTTTTGCGTCATCCTAATTGAATaagtaaataacaaataactgaactgaataaattaatgaatttaaGTGATTACCACAGTGCTTCCACAAGCCTCAAGCTCCAAGCTTCTTGAAGGCCCTTGTGAAGACACgttggatttttttaaaattatgttaTGACATGAAAATTATTCCAAGTAAAAACAAGCATTCAACAATCAGCAGGCATATGTAAATGTGTAGGCATGTGTATATGTgggtgtgcatgtatgtgtgtgtaacaaCAGAAGTTTGGAGTGAGGGAAGTGGCGAACATGACCACGTCGGTGGTTCATCAGCCGCTGATTCAAAATGGTGGATCGATCCGTGAAGCTTAAGAAAGGGGTTGAGACACCCAAATGGCGTGGAGCACAGTTTGAGTTAGACTACAGCTGTGGATTACAGATATGTGTGTATTCCGAtgtttgtgtagtgtgtgagtgtgtaaatgTGGAGGTCAGTatagaaaaggagagaaaaaaaatggaaaagggGCGCATAAAGAAAGGGCTATAAGATCCTGGTTACCATGGTTACGTACAatgtaacacactatcacacagcACATGCAGTGAAATCGCATTCAATCAGCAGGTACAGGCATAATCTTGAAAGGGTGTTGCTTTTGTCTCCACagatgcaaaaacacaaatcctAACTACTGAGGTGAAACACAATAACTACCACTTTATCGCACGGGAACCAGCGGTGACCTTTCATTCGACAGTCGTGTTCTTGGACTTCAGTCACAGCTATTGGCCTCACCCACAATGTCAGGAATAAACCTAACTAACAGAGGCAACGAgaattagccaatcagaggcagagttgtCCATAGAGCCACGAGCACGCTAAACCACTGATAGAGTGACTGATGTCATTAGTCAGCATATAGGATATATGCTTCtagataaaataacatttaaaacaaacacacacattcagattGGTGCCTGACTGTCCATATGTAAGAgtaacattaaagaaaaataataaagaccACACTCTGTATACCAAATTTTTgatattcaaataataataatgtagttTTTTTCACAACTTACCTTTAGATCCTGAGCTGATGTCTGACAACTTCTGCGCCAGATCAGTCCTGCTCATCTTCTTTAAAACCTCCCTGGTCACCTCCACTGACTGTTGGCCGTAGATCTCCACCATCAGCTCCACTGTTTCAACTCTGTCTGCCATCTCCATTCTGTGTCTTGGGATTCTTGGGAGGCCTTCCTTGATGTTAGTGTACTGCAGGACACGATTGAATTTCTTGAGATCCCTGTCACTTAAATATTCCAGTGTTTCCAAAAGCTTTTCCTGAAGTGATGTCATGGTTACTTCCTGATGGATTAGGAGTGATCAGAGGGCattaagtaaatgttttaaCCCTGCATCTATTGAATGAAAGCTGTGATGTGTCAGACTCACTCTCTTGAACAGTGCAGGTTGATGTTCATCCTCTGAggataaaagaaataaaaactgaatcaGAGGTTTATTTTTGTTGCCAGCCAACGGAGGAGTTACCTGTTCACTTCGCACTGCCTGTGGATCGCCTTTTTCTGTCTGGAAAACTCACCAACGCTGCCTGCCTCGCCTCTGCTCAGAAGTACTTTTTGTTGCTTAATAAAACTATGTGAACTTTCCTCTGCTTCTGGTCGTGTTTGTGTCCGCACTTGGGTTCAGCCTTAAGCGAAACGCAACAATTTTCTTATTACACGTAATATAATAGAGTATAATCGACTTTTCAAAGGCTCAGTTactacaaaaagaaataaaatgaaacaaattcaCTGCAAAATGATTATTAACACCATCACAATTTAAAGCATTCAAATCCAACAGCCCAGAAACTAAATTACTAAACTTATTAAACTTCTATCATTCAGTTTATGTTGTGTAAGAGTTGTTGatttaattcatcatttcatATATATAATCTATTGATCCCTGCCCCGTGTTTTACATTTCTTATCGGTGATGATGACAGAGTTAGCACTTAAAGCagatttacttttatttattatgaattAAAATTGTATGAGTGTATTATGTAATATGACAGTTGTCTTTATTGTCTTACCTTTGAGTCTTGACCACTTGGGGTTGGACCACTTCATCATCATTTCATCCATGGCCATCATTGTTAAAAACTCCCTGGTCACCTCCACAGACTGTTGGCCGTAGATTTCCACCATCAGCTCCACTATTTCATCTCTGTCTGCCATCTCTATCTGGTGTCTTGGGATTCCTGGGAGACCTTCCTTcgtgtgtttgtgctgcagaAACAACTTGAATTGCTCGAGCTCCCCATAACTTAAATCTTTCAGTGTTTCCAAAAGCTTCTTCTGAAGTGATGTCATGGTCGCTTCCTGATGGATTCAAAGTGATCAGAGGGCATTTATGTCATTTCTCCACTATAGTGATGAAACAATAATTTCATGATTTCTATGTCATGAGAGAATTGTAAGAACTAATATAACCATCACAACACAGTAtgattcatttgatttatttctttaaactggttattagtaattGTGCTGTCTTGACTGTCTCTAACTCTCTTTGCCACCAAAAGCAGCAATAAGCCACTTGATCACATTTCCTTATCACTTCTACAGCAGCTGTGGTTCTGGTTTAAAAACGTCTTCACTTTTAACCTGTAACTACTAAATGAAAGCTGTGTAAAGTGTGTCTGATGTAACACTACTCACTTTCTGAAACCATTCAGACTGGAAATCCACtgaggagaaagaaaacagaaaatgactcATTACTGATTCAAAATGAGAACATAAACAACTTTTATCAGATTTAGTTGCTTTAGTTGTGATTTCTGCAGTCAAAGTAAGCCTGGACCCTCTACTTTTGTCATATTTCTCATTGGCAACTAGAGTTAGAGCCAAATCAGATTAACTGTGTTATTATGAATTATaaaatttattacacatttatgAAACATATGATTGTGTGAAGTGGCAGTTTTTGTCTTCTATCTCTGACCTTTGGATCTTGAGCTGGTCTCTGACAACCTGTCTACCAGATCAGTCCTGTTTATGTCCATTAAAACCTCCTTGGTCACTTCCACGGTCCGCTCGCCACAGGTCTGCACCATTAGACGCACTAGTTCATCTTCACTTTTTACACAGTTCAATTGACTTAATGAGATTTGTGGGAAACTCTTTTGGAAGTACGTGAACTGCAGCAACCGCATGAACTTCTCGAGCTCCCTGTGACTTAAATCCTTCAGTGTTTCCAAAAGAAACTGTTCAACAGctgcctgaaaaaaaaaaagaggatacGTTAAGCAAATGTGTAATTTCTCGATGTGTATAGTTAAAgattttttctttgtatttaatgTGGGTTTTAGACAGAGTATAGATGTTGGTTTGATGCTGgtttaatattaaaatttttgccagattctgttttatttgttcCCAAATTCTGTGTTTTCCGTTTAAATTTTTTGGAATTCTGTTTTACTattaaagcacattttgtcataaGAGATACTGTGTAATGATGTGGTGGATGACTGAAATTTCAAAAGGAAAATTAGGACTGACTAActaatagtcgaagattcgatgctttgatgggcggagcctgattcgactgtcaatctcacagtcgaagcttcgcagtgaaacaaggatcaggccattttggcgatatgaggatgctcaacgtctgattttacatagaactaccagttttctcccaaaaaGTTAATCTACAGTCTGTtccaatacacatttcaacgtttaatgctgtaaataaacatgtaaaaagaaaaaaactttcgataaatgtttttaaagtgcgtgaatgaATCCAAAAtcgtaaccctaaccctgggtcgtcagtgcgtaTGTGTATGCCTAGCGTGTATGTAGTAGCAGCGGTTggacacttgctgaagagacggagcggATCCcccggtgttatgccgagttgtccgcacctcgcgggactttcggataatttatcaccgttgatgaacaacacaaagaatattttattgtttttaaatagcagcTACTTACTACTAATAGACCTGCAAgaaaccgcgacgtgcatgcagttgtcagcagcacggcatgcatgctaaactctgcacaagaccggtgaatagcaggcgagagagaaaaagagagacaagctctgcagcttctcatgCCGCCAGAGAAGGACCAAGATGGCGGCCAGTGCAGACGTGTGGTTCTGAGCTCCGGAAGGTTTTGAGTACCGGTTGCCTTATCCAAAGACAAAAACTGCAAAAAGTGAACGTAAAGGACAGCGGCCTGCaagcaaaagagaaaaatgtaatAACACAAGTTTAATACGGACGTATTATTGTCGCATGAAACAACCTTGTTAATAGCTGCAACCGAGCTCTGCTAGCTAGCCTATTTACATTACAAGCTAATGTTAACCTGCCTATTGAACGTTGACCATGCCAAGTGAAGAGCAGAAGAGGGGGGAACTTTCTAATGGACTTGAATGGATGTCTGAAACCCCTGTGTCAAGTCCAAACACAATAAAGATTTTGTTCAAGCAGCCAGGAGAAGGAAGTGTCCAATCCGACATATTAAAAGCTATCCAGGAATTAACAAGCAGATCTACCTCCCTTGAACAAAAGATTagcaaaaacactgcagacattttgtccatcaaagaaaatgttgaagGGATGGATCATTGGATGAAAACAACTAATGAGAAGATACATgctataagaaaaaaaaatctcaagataaaaaaaaaagatacaaaaaaaataagataCGAAGATTGAAGAAGCAGAACAATAGTCGATGCTGGATTTCTCATTAATATTGTACACCAGATTGGACATCCCAGGGAAGACAGGAGCCCATGTCCACTTCACTATGCGCACCTTCAGGCACAAAATCTGGCAGTGTCAGAAAAAGCTTTGGCCATTGGTTGACAAAGCGCGGAAGGAGGGGAAAATGTGACTTGGTGCGGCCCTGAGGTGATCATCGACGGAGTTACTGCAGACACGGTAAAAGAAATGATATAAGCATCACTTGATCTCTTGACTATGTGGTCCTACTTTAGATGTTGGTTTTGCCGAGACGGATCTAAAACAACAGGTTGGTCTAGATATTATACATTAGTCAAGTTAACAAAATGTTGGACAATTGTATGAAAGATTCCTTTGTGTCAAGTATTTTCCTATAACAGAGAATTTAATCTTGTAATGAAAGCTATTCCCAATGGTCTAtcatatttaatgaaatgtcatCTTCAATATGAGCAAGCACTGAGGTTAGAACCCCCTTTGATGATAAATGGTATTGTTAttatgaaagctaaatgcaacAATAAGCATATACGTAATAACCTGTAACAGAAGAAAAATTACTCCTAAAGGTAAATTCATCTGGGACTACATTCTCTACAGGTATCTATTGGAATAAGGCATGGTTACTCCCATTCaaattttgtattaacaataaaattaataaagtgcacattaaaattgtaaatgctccgtatttgtatagcgcctttctagccTTTTCGACctctcaaagcgcttttacactacatctgcattcaccagtcacacacattcatacactgagcctaagcgctcaaacggaaactaacattcacactcattcatacactggcggaacagccgccaggggcaatgcggggttcagtatcttgcccaaggacacttcgacatgcaaccagggggagccacgATTAAACtcccgaccttccgattaacggccaacccgctctacctcctgagccacagccgcccaacGTATACCtaacaaatatatattactCCAAATTTTTAGATattgaa from Micropterus dolomieu isolate WLL.071019.BEF.003 ecotype Adirondacks linkage group LG03, ASM2129224v1, whole genome shotgun sequence harbors:
- the LOC123968962 gene encoding uncharacterized protein LOC123968962 isoform X3 → MVSVIELLLETLTDLSVGEFERFKYFLNQTDLHRHFLDIPCWLLIMGDMQYTVFSMVQIYGQQSAEKIKEVLKRMERMDLVQRLSDTCSGAKKKHSVDERLSALIHKVATMAAIKQLLLETLRYLSYSELNKFKWLLQFGFFHRSLPDISWKLMLMTDRTDELVDMIMKMFCQQSVEVTLEVFMDMNRTDLVQRLSETSSGPKEKPSADEHRSALIQRVATIAAVEQLLLETLNDLSNKELKKFKEFLQWIVSQKDLPYISWTLRHTARAEIVSLMVENYGQQSVELTREVLKKMNRTDMMEKLSKPSSALKKKHSVDEHRPAPFERAAVEQFLLETLKDLSHRELEKFMRLLQFTYFQKSFPQISLSQLNCVKSEDELVRLMVQTCGERTVEVTKEVLMDINRTDLVDRLSETSSRSKVDFQSEWFQKEATMTSLQKKLLETLKDLSYGELEQFKLFLQHKHTKEGLPGIPRHQIEMADRDEIVELMVEIYGQQSVEVTREFLTMMAMDEMMMKWSNPKWSRLKEDEHQPALFKREVTMTSLQEKLLETLEYLSDRDLKKFNRVLQYTNIKEGLPRIPRHRMEMADRVETVELMVEIYGQQSVEVTREVLKKMSRTDLAQKLSDISSGSKGPSRSLELEACGSTVLDSSDWTKLDPKMNSTGADETPTYSLQSEAGNHFECSVSGLRWACKEKVSFRYQFCSWDEPMERMESIKYIPAGPLMDITVIAGRFDDVYLPHWICIDDVPKISDKFAVLHIDDCGDVVEKVSEVTSSHVKLSEPVFSPRAVLMKVGIPVKINCKVLIYQTNTAFLTLHVYLIPRDPGLQEAMDKMQLSYGYKVIRKPHPEKSLKMRDHFILTADLNGAKISPKDLKLRYESRDPNFFEVYIENPDRNFTLNLAQKDERQPVWTHEIRKDEYQSTDHIQVEEMGAQSSTPGPSDEEHFVDKHQMALIKRVSSISPILDELLFEKVLLQESYGRIRALATSQDKMRELYSGCLKAGGACKDIFYEILERNEPYLIADLKQKK
- the LOC123968962 gene encoding uncharacterized protein LOC123968962 isoform X4 — its product is MVSVIELLLETLTDLSVGEFERFKYFLNQTDLHRHFLDIPCWLLIMGDMQYTVFSMVQIYGQQSAEKIKEVLKRMERMDLVQRLSDTCSGAKKKHSVDERLSALIHKVATMAAIKQLLLETLRYLSYSELNKFKWLLQFGFFHRSLPDISWKLMLMTDRTDELVDMIMKMFCQQSVEVTLEVFMDMNRTDLVQRLSETSSGPKAEGSSAEAFGVNTTEKVPVSTEKHSVDEHWPAVTEKVETMASVIELLLETLADLSGGQLKDFIYYVFLSQIQCFSDITVMLLEATDIQVTVILMVQLYGQHSVEKTKEVLKMIERTDLVHRLSDSSSGPKKKPSADEHRSALIQRVATIAAVEQLLLETLNDLSNKELKKFKEFLQWIVSQKDLPYISWTLRHTARAEIVSLMVENYGQQSVELTREVLKKMNRTDMMEKLSKPSSALKKKHSVDEHRPAPFERAAVEQFLLETLKDLSHRELEKFMRLLQFTYFQKSFPQISLSQLNCVKSEDELVRLMVQTCGERTVEVTKEVLMDINRTDLVDRLSETSSRSKVDFQSEWFQKEATMTSLQKKLLETLKDLSYGELEQFKLFLQHKHTKEGLPGIPRHQIEMADRDEIVELMVEIYGQQSVEVTREFLTMMAMDEMMMKWSNPKWSRLKEDEHQPALFKREVTMTSLQEKLLETLEYLSDRDLKKFNRVLQYTNIKEGLPRIPRHRMEMADRVETVELMVEIYGQQSVEVTREVLKKMSRTDLAQKLSDISSGSKGPSRSLELEACGSTVLDSSDWTKLDPKMNSTGADETPTYSLQSEAGNHFECSVSGLRWACKEKVSFRYQFCSWDEPMERMESIKYIPAGPLMDITVIAGRFDDVYLPHWICIDDVPKISDKFAVLHIDDCGDVVEKVSEVTSSHVKLSEPVFSPRAVLMKVGIPVKINCNGQDAIILWIQSNQKATSREVPENA